TGCATacattaaatatataattttttgataataataataagtAATAATTTATTAATCATAGAGATTTGAGTGATTAACTAATTTCAatatactaactttatactcGTGCACAACAATATGATTATGatcattttttaatttatatagaattttattaacaaatttaatcATAGACATTCACACATTAAATAATACTTTTTCGATAATATATTACTAGTGAACTATACTTTATTAATCATACTATTTTATGTTTCAACCTTCGTAGTTTAATAGCCTCCATAGAAAAAAAATCACTGACTTAATAgtaaagaattattttcatttATAATGCTACACTCTAAAATCTACATTTGCGATATAATATAATACTACAAGGAAAATAGGATGTAACAACGATTTATACCCGTTATCTGAGACTCTCAAATACTGTTGAATATTAAGATGCTGTCTAAACCTATATCAAACAACGGTACGTAATCATTATCTGAGATTCGGTAAGACACCAACAATGTCTTTAAAAAGCATTGTAAGAAGGTTGGATGTAACAATAGTTTAGCACTACTGATCATTGTAAATCATCTAATTAATCAAGTGTTTTTTAGGTGATTATCAATATGTAATCTCTGTTACTACAATGTTTTCAAACTACAACCAGCTTTGTGTGTCTTACACGGAAACAACACTAAGTTCTTTGAGAAATATAGTAAGAATGTTGATCGTCAAACAACACTCCAATACTACTGACTAATGAAATACATCTACTTACTCAACTCATTATTAGATGATTAACAATTGATTATCTATCTTAACAAAACGGTTTCAGGCTATACCAATCGTTGTATATCGTTCACTAAAACAACGTCATGTTATTTGAGAAACGTTATAAGAAGGTCGATCAAACAACACTCCACTATTATTGATTATTGTAAAAGATCTACTTAGTCAGCTTATTATCAGGTGATTAACTTATAAATTCAAGTATATTCATTGCCGCATTAATTGTTCTAACTTGAACCACAAAGTATCGTATTAGTAACACAAACTTATAAATTCAAATATATTCATTGCCGCATTAATTGTTCTAACTTGAACCACAAAGTATCGTATTAGTAACACACAAATATCTTAAATGAGTACAGGAAAATCACCAATAATTTTTATCAAAATAGAGTTAGCCCGTGCCTTGCACGGGTAATAGAGCTAGTACTGCTAATTTGACTTTTAAGCTACATTTAGAACGCATTAGCAATTCACGACAATTAACTTGTTTTTTTAATGACAGTTAGCTGGAATATCAGTTTGGAACCTTATGTGTCATACACTCATACTTAGAGAAGGTACGTGAGTACATCTAAATGTTGCTAAGCATAGACCTTAACAAACTGAGGTTTTTGTAGCATGTTTTAGTCCATAGTTAAGGGTGTGTTCGCTTAAATATTAATAACTTTACGAAACTGATTTCCGGAATAAAACACTGAACATAGGCTGTAAGAAGAGAAAATATGTTGATTATTACATCAATTTGCATATCTTACAGCTAGCTACTTCTGGATCAATGCTCTGATACCAGTGATATCAATATAATAATCATACCCTCGAAACTAAATGAATGATCAGCAAAAAACAGATTACTGCAACGACAGCTCATTGCATCGTTTCAGTGTCTTATTATAACAACTAACAACTATTTTCTCCCACCAAAAAACATTTATAACTAGATATCAATTAATCTTATAGTTATAACCAAACTTTTACGTAATCTAATTATGAACCACAGACAATTTTGTACAGAATGTCTGTACTACACTACTACTACTACTTACTTATAGAAGGGATCCATACAATTGATAAGTCTTTAGTATCCCAAACCTAAACAATGATAATTCGACATGTTCATTTGTATGACCATATTTTAAAGTGTTCCTCATTTAAGTGTTGAACATAAAATCAAAAAAGTGGAGCACTAGATGTTCTTACTCTACTTGCAAAATGGAAATGATTTTGTCGCTTAATAATTGTTCAGATACAAATTCAGTAACAGTATAGGTGGAGAGCTAGCAAAAAGAAATTTGTCCTTGCGCAATGAATTGATCTAATAATTGATGCCTATCATATCTGTTAGCTGATGAATAATTTATTTACGCTTCTTCTTTCATAGCTGAATTGAGCTCTCCACCTCTGAGGCAATTTTCATCGCCTTCATAAATAATATCAGGTTTGCCCTTGGCGATAACCTGCATCTTCTGATCAGCTTCTTTTCCCCACAGAAGCAAATATAAACCAATAATGACCACAACTGACCCTACAATGCTGCACAAAGAAAGAAAGACAAATTTATAGATCCGTATAACTATATATAGGAGTCTCAACCAGAATAATATATTGTTTTACTCCATATAAAATGCACGTTTGAGATGTACCTGCCCATGTAAAGCTTTTCGTCGAGTGCAAAGTATGCTACAACTGCGACTATGATTGTGGAGAGGGGATTAAACATTGTTACAAAGACCGGCCCTTTTTCTTCCATGCACCAAAGTTGGATGTATATTATTAAACCAGATACCACTACTCCCTGTTGCAAAAATACTTCAGATATTAGTTATGAATCACACTGAAGAATTCTGATACTAAATCTGAAACCTATGCTGAAGCTATCATTTACAGCATATAAGGTTGACCATAAGTCAATGTTGACACCAATGGTCCAATCAGCTGGTTTGTGTGTCACAATTATAGTGAAGGCAGCTGATTGTGCTGCTCCAACAAAATTCATCCATGCTGTCAGTGACAATTGTGCTGGATACCTTTTTAGAGTATATGCCTGTAGTTTGAATCACCGCAATTAAATGTACTTGTAGTGTTATACGTATGGACACTCGCAACCCCATGTACAGATGTAAAGTGAAGCTAAATACCTGCATAATGTACCATATAGACCATGTGATGCAGCTACTTACTGTCAAAATTGAACCTTTCAACCAATCTTCTTGTTCTgatgtaattcttttaaaatagaTTAAAGGATGCCCTAAATTTCTTAGTGTGGATCCCTTATACAATGTCATGGTCATCACACCAGCCAGAGAAATCAAGGTTCCAAGAACTTTGGCTAACCCCCGAAGGTCCCTGAGATTAACTACCTCTAATCTGCATAAAGCTAGAATTTCTCATCACGGTACTTAACCTCATaagcaaaggaaaagaaaatagaAGAACAAGTAAAACCTCATAATAATGCACTCGATTGGTGTTCTTGTTCTTTTTTAGATTTTCAGTTGTAATTACCTTAGTACAACGGCCATAACAAAAGTCAGGGAAGCTATAATGTTCACTATTGATGCCAGGAATGTGGGGGAGGTGTAGTTTAAGCTTGCAAAATACATGTTCAGGGTCAGGCTCACCCTGTAAAAATTTAATTGGTCACTAAAAATAGTTAATTAAATAGATATTGTGATACCAGCGAGGCAGTGATTCTTACCCTAGAAGAGAAAGCACAAATATTTCCATTAATAAAATAAGTGTCAACTTGGGCCTTATATTTCTGCAGAAAAACAGAGCAGAGAACTAGACCAAATTAATATGGGCTGTCTTTTTTACTGTTCAAGAAAACGAGCAAATGACTGCTCCAAAAATGAGCTGTCTTTATTACCGTTCAAGAAAATAGGCAAAAGGTAAAATAAATAAAGCAGCTACAACATGTCGATAGGTAATGTAAACATGAGGATTCATTCCATGAGCAAAAGAAGCTTCAGTAATCAAATATAAGAATGTGTAGCCCAACTGAGCCAGCACCATAAGGAGGTGTGGCTTGAACCTTTTGTAAATCCCCACCGGCCTACCAAATTCTGCTGCCATTGGCCTCGAAAGCTAATAAGTAGCTGTTGTGTCTACTGACTCAGGTATCGCCTTGTAATTAAAATGTATATAATGCAGTCGTAGCCGTTCCAATTACCTGGCTTACTTGCAATTTTAGAATATACTAGAAATATGCTACTACAATGGAGCACTACGTTCTCTCCCAAGTCAATTTTTTAAAATAGAACTTCACAAAAACAGTTTTATCTAGATATAATTCTAGCTCTTGCCTCTTTTATATCTATTTATCTATCCGTTTGTTCTTCCAATGTAACTAGGCTTAAAGAAACTAGTTGCTCTCTCCATCTCATAATTTCAATAATTGTTATGTGAATACCAGAAATTATCTTTTTTATGTTCTTTTAAGTGGCTTCTGTATTACTTGCTATGATAAAATCTATGGGGAACCTGAGATTAGTCTGAGGTATCCTTCCCCAAATGATAACCAAATTAATATGCTTATTTATCTTTagaaaaaataatattcatcttTTTTAAATTAAATTGCATAGTCAGAATAAGTTATCATGATAGATAAAGATTTAATACTTCTCAATTTCAACTCGTAAGCCACATTTATCCAATACACAAAACATATACATAGTGAATTTATTCAAATTTCACTTATGGAATTAAACAAACATGCCTAACTGAGCCCAGTACATTATGCATTGAACATGTGAAATAGAAGTCCATTTTGACACTAACATACATAAAAAAGAAAATGTACAATTCCTAGCTTTGCTTATAACTCTCAACCCCAGACATCTCCCCTGATCTAGAGTAGAACCTCTTAATATAGTCGCGTACTACAAATTCTTTGTATATTGCAGGATTCCCTTGAGGTATCAGCTCTTTGATTGGACCGTATACTTTGTCTGGTTCAACCACACCGGTGAAAAATGACGCCACTGATATCCTTGGTCCTGCATGATTTGCAAGCACTCTGTGCTCAGCACTCTTATATATATTGTTGGATACAATCTACAAAAGAAATGGAAATAGTGTCTTCATTACCAATTAAAGAACAATTATCTTGAAGATAAAAGTTGAAACTTAAATTTGATGTACGCAATATAGATCGGAGTCAATGTAAAACCTGGAGAAGGTCCCCAATGTTGACAACTAAACTGCCTGCAAGGGGTGGTATGTCAGTCCATTGATTATCATGGAGAAATTGGAGGCCGCCAATACTATCTTGTAGAAGAATAGTTAGAAAAGAAGGATCGGTGTGCTTGTTTGCTCCCAGAGTTAGCTCTGGCTCAGGGCATGCAGGATAATAATGACCAACAAATTTCCGACCACTTGCACATTCCATGGATCTTAGCTGGTCTATCTGTAGGCCAAGAGCTTCCGACAATAAATCAAAAAGGGAGTCTCCCAATTTTGTTGCTTCATTCATGTAATTCATTGTGATGTCTCTGTAGATTAGGTAACTTGTATTATAACCTAATGAAACATGCATCACTCCAAAGCTAGTTTATTAAGATTTAATTTAAGTCTCCACGACTCCATATACTCTTTAAGGATTCTGCAAAATAGTGACTCATTCTCATATATTGAAATACTTAATTACCAATTGAATTTTGTTTTTTTAACCGAACTTGAGAGTATGTCAAATTTCTTTTATGGCATTAGTAAAAAAGAATGCAGAGTTGCAATACATTGTCCAGTAAAATGTGCTCAAACCTGCAAATTGGAGGTAAGTGGTCAGGATGAAACTTGCCCGGAACTAGCAAAGATATATTCAAAGTATCTCTCCATTTAGCAAACCTCGATCGATAAAGATCAATACTACTATCATATCTAACTGTTTTCATATGATCATGAGAATAGTACTCTTTCTTTAGCTCAAGGTCTTGTTCATGAAACTTGCGTACCCCGTCAATCATCTGATCCATCAGCTGAACAGGAATCCCATGATTCACCACTTGAAAAAATCCCCAAGTCATTGATGCAAGCTTGATTTCATCAACAACTTCTTTCCGTTTCTTGACACAGGAACCAATACCACCTAGATCTATGACTGGTACTTGTACATTTCTCCGTAAACAAGAGTTTGGATTCTTCTGAGAAAGTTCATCTAATGGTCGAACAAATATTTTTGGAATCTTAATGACCCCTGCATCTACCAATCCTTTAACACCAGCTTTTGTATTGTCAAAAGCCTCCAGTTCTCTTAGCCTATCCAAACATTCATCTATTTCAGCTTGAAGCTGAAGCTTGGTCGTATTGTCGATGATACTCATTCAGTTTTATAGTAATGTTCCTGTACAATGTTGGAAAGAAGATGAAGCTACACAAGACATTGAACTCATGACAAAATATTGTTTATATACAGTTGCATGAGAAAGTATTGGTCAAATATATATGGCGCAGAAGGTACAAAAGGAATGGTTTGAACAATCTGTACATATGTTGAACATCTTGATTGATATTATGAAACTATCCGTAAACGACTGAACTTGTTTATGAGCTATTCAAATCTGACACGAAATTTCTTTGAATCTGGTCTTATAATTGAGCTCAACTAGAGTTCGTACTAGAATACTTTATTTATCAACTAAAATTTGAGTTCCGAGGATAGACAATCGAGTGCAATGCCCGAGTTctgttaatatttaaattttttatttatgtctttatattataattttaaaatatttatataaatgaCATGGGCTGATAGTTTAGTtgaataaatagactattttaTTAGTTTGATAATTTAGTAGTGTAGTgaatatataacactatttatattttatcGCTATGTTCATTTGCAGTAGTGGTCAACTCTTCGGATAAC
This sequence is a window from Apium graveolens cultivar Ventura chromosome 9, ASM990537v1, whole genome shotgun sequence. Protein-coding genes within it:
- the LOC141684671 gene encoding 1-aminocyclopropane-1-carboxylate oxidase homolog 1-like isoform X1: MSIIDNTTKLQLQAEIDECLDRLRELEAFDNTKAGVKGLVDAGVIKIPKIFVRPLDELSQKNPNSCLRRNVQVPVIDLGGIGSCVKKRKEVVDEIKLASMTWGFFQVVNHGIPVQLMDQMIDGVRKFHEQDLELKKEYYSHDHMKTVRYDSSIDLYRSRFAKWRDTLNISLLVPGKFHPDHLPPICRDITMNYMNEATKLGDSLFDLLSEALGLQIDQLRSMECASGRKFVGHYYPACPEPELTLGANKHTDPSFLTILLQDSIGGLQFLHDNQWTDIPPLAGSLVVNIGDLLQIVSNNIYKSAEHRVLANHAGPRISVASFFTGVVEPDKVYGPIKELIPQGNPAIYKEFVVRDYIKRFYSRSGEMSGVESYKQS
- the LOC141684671 gene encoding 1-aminocyclopropane-1-carboxylate oxidase homolog 1-like isoform X2; this translates as MSIIDNTTKLQLQAEIDECLDRLRELEAFDNTKAGVKGLVDAGVIKIPKIFVRPLDELSQKNPNSCLRRNVQVPVIDLGGIGSCVKKRKEVVDEIKLASMTWGFFQVVNHGIPVQLMDQMIDGVRKFHEQDLELKKEYYSHDHMKTVRYDSSIDLYRSRFAKWRDTLNISLLVPGKFHPDHLPPICRDITMNYMNEATKLGDSLFDLLSEALGLQIDQLRSMECASGRKFVGHYYPACPEPELTLGANKHTDPSFLTILLQDSIGGLQFLHDNQWTDIPPLAGSLVVNIGDLLQDQGYQWRHFSPVWLNQTKYTVQSKS